A genomic region of Thermodesulfovibrio thiophilus DSM 17215 contains the following coding sequences:
- the cas4 gene encoding CRISPR-associated protein Cas4 → MAEDIIDIINFQSLKTTGIKVNYLYVCERKLWLFDRGIQMESTSDKVLIGKLLGEDSYPREEKRDMMIDNLINIDIVGNNEIREVKYSNRMYNADRIQLLYYLYYLKQLGIEKKGIINYPKMRKREEIILTDDGAREVEAALVRVKEIVGMDKPPELQKKPYCTKCAYYEFCFG, encoded by the coding sequence TTGGCAGAAGATATAATTGATATAATTAATTTTCAATCTTTAAAAACTACTGGAATTAAGGTCAATTACCTTTATGTCTGCGAACGGAAGCTATGGCTTTTTGACAGAGGCATCCAGATGGAGTCTACGTCTGATAAGGTCTTGATAGGAAAGCTGCTCGGAGAAGATTCATATCCAAGGGAAGAGAAGAGGGATATGATGATTGATAACCTTATAAATATAGATATTGTCGGTAATAACGAAATACGGGAAGTGAAATATAGCAACAGGATGTATAATGCAGACAGGATTCAATTGCTCTATTATCTCTATTACCTGAAGCAGCTCGGAATAGAAAAAAAGGGCATTATAAACTATCCAAAGATGAGGAAGCGGGAAGAGATAATCTTGACAGATGATGGTGCAAGAGAGGTTGAGGCAGCACTGGTGCGGGTGAAGGAGATTGTAGGCATGGATAAGCCGCCTGAGTTGCAAAAAAAACCTTACTGCACAAAGTGTGCATATTATGAATTCTGCTTTGGATAA